In the genome of Vanacampus margaritifer isolate UIUO_Vmar chromosome 1, RoL_Vmar_1.0, whole genome shotgun sequence, one region contains:
- the LOC144043640 gene encoding dnaJ homolog subfamily C member 30, mitochondrial-like isoform X1 — MAEVMLRFGRSTFNVSPKICNYSPLKHTGKHKQGTVHSLTLSNGGLFVDFNRDRLYGDVKNSDVTVGISHDVSGRGVDCCLGLKNDKSASRGHASTWRGHGDSLGIFSPQSSAHPATFWGHLTFIRTYGNGAPDEPLYRSKTGYYDILGVSPKATQAQIKTAYYKQCFLHHPDRNAGNDDATIRFSDISEAYAVLGHKGLRKKYDRGLLSHFDLNNKPRAGPSAAKPTGPGSSSTGGKKAAFDPRGSTFNFDEFFRSHYGEQLQRDRDHRQRKEEMLRRREESVGERNRESATEVGVVMLLLAALALVATLRGGASR, encoded by the coding sequence ATGGCGGAGGTCATGCTCCGTTTTGGCAGAAGTACGTTCAACGTTTCCCCGAAAATATGCAACTATTCCCCACTGAAACATACTGGCAAGCACAAACAAGGTACAGTGCACTCTTTGACGTTATCCAACGGGGGTTTATTCGTGGATTTTAACCGAGATCGACTGTATGGAGACGTAAAGAACTCGGACGTAACTGTTGGGATTTCACATGATGTCAGTGGACGTGGTGTTGATTGTTGTTTAGGGTTGAAGAACGATAAAAGTGCAAGTCGCGGACATGCTTCTACTTGGCGGGGCCATGGTGACTCTCTTGGGATTTTCTCCCCGCAAAGCAGCGCTCACCCGGCGAccttttggggacatttaacgTTCATCAGGACTTATGGAAATGGTGCCCCAGATGAACCTCTTTACAGAAGCAAAACGGGCTACTACGACATCCTCGGCGTGTCTCCCAAGGCCACCCAAGCCCAGATCAAAACCGCCTACTACAAACAATGCTTCCTCCACCACCCTGACAGAAACGCTGGCAACGACGACGCCACCATTCGCTTCTCGGACATCAGCGAGGCCTACGCGGTGCTGGGCCACAAGGGCTTGCGGAAGAAGTACGACCGCGGCCTCTTGAGCCACTTCGACCTGAACAACAAGCCCCGGGCCGGTCCCTCCGCTGCCAAGCCCACCGGACCAGGGTCCTCGTCGACGGGAGGGAAGAAGGCGGCGTTTGACCCCCGTGGGAGCACGTTCAACTTCGACGAGTTCTTTCGCTCGCATTACGGCGAGCAGCTCCAGAGGGACAGAGACCATCGGCAACGGAAGGAGGAGATGCTGAGGAGACGCGAGGAGTCGGTGGGCGAGAGGAACAGGGAGAGTGCCACGGAGGTGGGCGTGGTCATGCTGCTCCTTGCCGCCTTGGCGCTTGTGGCCACCTTGAGGGGAGGAGCGTCGAGATGA
- the LOC144043640 gene encoding dnaJ homolog subfamily C member 30, mitochondrial-like isoform X2 — protein sequence MAEVMLRFGRSTFNVSPKICNYSPLKHTGKHKQGLKNDKSASRGHASTWRGHGDSLGIFSPQSSAHPATFWGHLTFIRTYGNGAPDEPLYRSKTGYYDILGVSPKATQAQIKTAYYKQCFLHHPDRNAGNDDATIRFSDISEAYAVLGHKGLRKKYDRGLLSHFDLNNKPRAGPSAAKPTGPGSSSTGGKKAAFDPRGSTFNFDEFFRSHYGEQLQRDRDHRQRKEEMLRRREESVGERNRESATEVGVVMLLLAALALVATLRGGASR from the exons ATGGCGGAGGTCATGCTCCGTTTTGGCAGAAGTACGTTCAACGTTTCCCCGAAAATATGCAACTATTCCCCACTGAAACATACTGGCAAGCACAAACAAG GGTTGAAGAACGATAAAAGTGCAAGTCGCGGACATGCTTCTACTTGGCGGGGCCATGGTGACTCTCTTGGGATTTTCTCCCCGCAAAGCAGCGCTCACCCGGCGAccttttggggacatttaacgTTCATCAGGACTTATGGAAATGGTGCCCCAGATGAACCTCTTTACAGAAGCAAAACGGGCTACTACGACATCCTCGGCGTGTCTCCCAAGGCCACCCAAGCCCAGATCAAAACCGCCTACTACAAACAATGCTTCCTCCACCACCCTGACAGAAACGCTGGCAACGACGACGCCACCATTCGCTTCTCGGACATCAGCGAGGCCTACGCGGTGCTGGGCCACAAGGGCTTGCGGAAGAAGTACGACCGCGGCCTCTTGAGCCACTTCGACCTGAACAACAAGCCCCGGGCCGGTCCCTCCGCTGCCAAGCCCACCGGACCAGGGTCCTCGTCGACGGGAGGGAAGAAGGCGGCGTTTGACCCCCGTGGGAGCACGTTCAACTTCGACGAGTTCTTTCGCTCGCATTACGGCGAGCAGCTCCAGAGGGACAGAGACCATCGGCAACGGAAGGAGGAGATGCTGAGGAGACGCGAGGAGTCGGTGGGCGAGAGGAACAGGGAGAGTGCCACGGAGGTGGGCGTGGTCATGCTGCTCCTTGCCGCCTTGGCGCTTGTGGCCACCTTGAGGGGAGGAGCGTCGAGATGA
- the iah1 gene encoding isoamyl acetate-hydrolyzing esterase 1 homolog codes for MSKFKTLIWPQVILFGDSITQGSFQVNGWGSGIADKLARKCDVVNRGLSGYNSRWGKIVLPRIVHEDESANIAAVTVFFGANDCALQDKNSQQHVPLHEYSKNLKAMSNYLTTAGIPAGKVIFITPPPIHEAAWEEACKLKGCPLNRLNSVAGQYAQACVQAAAQCGADVLDLWTLMQKDKQDFTVYLSDGLHLSEKGNQFVMEHLWELLESRVAHLPSILPYWADVDAGLPESSLLCEQ; via the exons ATGTCTAAATTTAAAACTTTAATCTGGCCTCAAGTGATTCTTTTCGGGGATTCCATCACACAG GGCTCCTTCCAAGTGAACGGATGGGGTTCGGGTATCGCCGATAAATTAGCAAG GAAGTGTGATGTAGTCAACAGAGGACTGTCGGGCTACAATTCCCGATGGGGAAAGATTGTTCTTCCCAGGATAGTGCATGAGGACGAGTCGGCAAATATTGCAGCGGTTACTGTCTTTTTTGGAGCCAACGACTGCGCCCTGCAAG ATAAGAACTCGCAGCAGCACGTCCCTCTGCACGAGTACTCCAAGAACCTGAAGGCGATGAGCAACTACCTGACCACGGCTGGAATCCCGGCAGGCAAGGTCATCTTCATAACCCCCCCTCCTATCCACGAGGCAGCCTGGGAGGAAGCGTGCAAGCTGAAAG GTTGTCCTCTTAATCGTCTCAACTCTGTGGCGGGCCAGTACGCCCAGGCGTGCGTCCAGGCGGCTGCTCAGTGCGGCGCCGACGTCTTGGACTTGTGGACGCTCATGCAGAAAGACAAACAG GACTTCACAGTCTACCTGTCAGACGGCCTCCACCTGTCTGAAAAAGGCAACCAGTTTGTGATGGAACACCTTTGGGAGCTACTGGAGAGCAGAGTAGCTCATCTGCCCTCCATCCTGCCCTACTGGGCGGACGTGGACGCCGGGCTCCCCGAGAGCAGCCTGCTGTGCGAGCAGTAA